The following proteins come from a genomic window of Planctomycetia bacterium:
- the fliN gene encoding flagellar motor switch protein FliN — translation MADNSEKVSQDEIEALLARGKGGASPPAAKAAPAEDVDKILGQGEIEALLSSKKMPAAAAAAPPRVSAPAAAAAAATGANAPGQIAQGDVELLLRQAEQALASIDAAGPSLPTGAAAFRFEDFAGAPASGEMATLDLLRDVELDLKIELGRTHMYLDDVLRLRKGSVVALDKLAGDPVDIYVNGRLIARGEVLVMNDNFCVRVAELVAGEAAA, via the coding sequence ATGGCCGACAATTCCGAAAAGGTCAGCCAAGACGAAATCGAAGCGCTCTTAGCGCGCGGCAAGGGAGGCGCTTCGCCTCCGGCTGCGAAAGCAGCGCCCGCCGAGGACGTGGACAAGATCCTCGGCCAGGGCGAAATCGAAGCGCTGCTGTCCTCCAAGAAAATGCCCGCCGCGGCCGCTGCTGCGCCGCCCAGGGTCTCCGCTCCGGCCGCTGCCGCAGCGGCTGCCACGGGGGCGAATGCGCCAGGTCAGATCGCCCAGGGGGACGTTGAACTCTTGCTTCGCCAGGCGGAACAAGCGCTGGCCTCGATCGACGCGGCCGGGCCGTCGCTGCCGACCGGCGCAGCGGCCTTTAGGTTCGAGGATTTCGCCGGCGCGCCCGCGTCGGGCGAGATGGCCACGCTGGATTTGCTGCGCGACGTCGAGCTGGACTTGAAGATCGAACTCGGCCGCACGCACATGTATCTCGATGACGTGCTCCGGCTGCGCAAAGGCTCGGTCGTCGCATTGGATAAACTGGCCGGCGATCCCGTCGACATCTACGTCAACGGCCGCCTGATCGCGCGGGGAGAGGTCCTCGTGATGAATGACAACTTCTGCGTCCGCGTGGCGGAACTGGTCGCGGGCGAAGCGGCGGCATAA
- a CDS encoding GGDEF domain-containing protein — protein MRALALITMLVNLPLGIYLGWWWQHNYGTAAPRPARRKKIKPALPQTPSEPVKETVPAAPSADESVEPIPVEAPVAVVPAAVEAPPLVPTQDLPSSWLELLEDAGEVRSFVEASVKVLKLEVGRYRDRLVMLEEESRQPQENAEAAAACLAQIEQANADWLVRQGEAVECLQQQREGMGCLAYVGQRLEDVLVNQTAQIESSISNLKQLDPIADPAGTRTHCVTELQRLLNLAHELRDVMADVMSAILGAEGRLSSLKSETLTDELTGVWNRTAEERKLWELFRDDPNHIRTVSFGLVDVDGLGRLNDKLGTLRADGVLAAVGRLLPSLVRNERGDDALFRHAGQRFGMFFGDTGPNAATSNVEKIRQTLESTTFHCEDNDYQLTMSCAVTDVRPGDTSEALLTRVERVVRSAKQAGRNCTMLDSGQGPVRVDPPTFKVKPRVIELG, from the coding sequence ATGCGCGCGCTGGCCCTGATCACGATGCTCGTGAATCTGCCGCTGGGGATTTACCTCGGCTGGTGGTGGCAGCACAACTACGGCACGGCGGCGCCGCGTCCGGCGCGCCGCAAGAAAATAAAGCCCGCGCTGCCGCAGACGCCGAGCGAACCCGTGAAAGAGACTGTGCCCGCCGCGCCTTCTGCCGACGAATCGGTCGAGCCAATTCCCGTAGAAGCGCCGGTAGCCGTCGTGCCCGCAGCGGTCGAAGCGCCGCCGCTTGTGCCCACGCAGGACTTGCCGTCAAGCTGGCTGGAATTGCTCGAAGACGCCGGCGAAGTGCGGTCGTTCGTCGAGGCCAGCGTCAAGGTCTTGAAGCTCGAGGTGGGGCGCTACCGCGATCGGCTGGTGATGCTGGAGGAAGAGTCGCGGCAGCCCCAGGAAAATGCCGAAGCGGCTGCCGCCTGCCTCGCGCAGATTGAACAAGCCAACGCCGACTGGCTGGTGCGGCAAGGCGAGGCCGTGGAATGTTTGCAGCAACAGCGCGAGGGCATGGGCTGTCTCGCGTATGTCGGACAACGCCTGGAGGATGTGCTCGTCAATCAGACGGCGCAGATCGAATCGTCGATCAGCAATTTGAAGCAACTCGATCCCATTGCCGATCCCGCTGGCACGCGCACGCATTGCGTGACGGAATTGCAGCGTTTACTCAATCTGGCGCATGAATTGCGCGACGTGATGGCCGACGTGATGTCGGCAATACTCGGCGCGGAAGGTCGCCTGAGCTCGCTCAAGTCCGAGACGCTCACCGACGAACTGACCGGCGTGTGGAACCGCACCGCCGAGGAGCGCAAGCTCTGGGAATTGTTCCGCGACGATCCGAATCATATTCGCACCGTTAGCTTCGGCCTGGTCGACGTCGATGGCCTGGGAAGGCTGAACGACAAGCTCGGCACGCTCCGCGCGGATGGCGTGCTCGCTGCCGTGGGGCGATTGTTGCCGTCCCTGGTGCGCAATGAGCGCGGCGACGATGCCTTGTTCCGGCACGCGGGGCAACGCTTTGGCATGTTCTTCGGCGACACGGGGCCGAACGCCGCAACCAGCAACGTGGAAAAGATTCGCCAAACGCTGGAGTCCACCACGTTTCACTGTGAAGACAACGACTATCAACTCACGATGAGCTGCGCCGTGACCGACGTCCGCCCCGGCGATACGTCCGAGGCGCTGTTGACTCGCGTGGAGCGCGTGGTCCGCTCCGCCAAGCAGGCCGGCCGCAACTGTACGATGCTCGACTCCGGCCAAGGCCCCGTCCGCGTCGACCCGCCGACATTCAAGGTCAAACCACGGGTGATCGAACTAGGATAA
- a CDS encoding class I SAM-dependent methyltransferase — translation MPTVSPGKLYDFPAYYDLIFGADWREEFNFLRAAFDRYAAREVRRVFEPACGTGRLLVRLAKAGFQVSGLDLNAAAVEYCQRRFERLRLPAHVFVADMAAFKLKQPVDAAFNLINSFRHLPDEQAAAAHLKCMAKCLAPGGIYLLGLHLTPAGKQVCTKETWSAKRGRVSARSTMWSAGVDRRRRQERVGMKVRVTAGERCLAFEDEMIFRTYTAAQMRSLLDSEKRLELIATHDFAYNLNEPLEIDGRTEDVIFVLRKRG, via the coding sequence ATGCCTACGGTTTCTCCCGGCAAACTTTACGATTTCCCGGCCTACTACGATTTGATCTTCGGGGCCGACTGGCGCGAGGAATTCAATTTCCTTCGCGCGGCGTTCGATCGCTATGCCGCGCGCGAGGTGCGACGGGTGTTCGAGCCGGCTTGTGGCACCGGCCGGCTGCTCGTGCGTCTGGCAAAAGCCGGCTTTCAGGTTTCCGGCTTGGACCTGAACGCCGCGGCCGTGGAGTACTGTCAACGTCGCTTCGAGCGCTTGCGCCTGCCGGCGCACGTGTTTGTCGCCGACATGGCCGCTTTCAAGCTCAAGCAGCCGGTCGACGCGGCATTTAATCTGATTAACAGTTTCCGACATCTTCCGGACGAGCAGGCGGCGGCCGCGCATTTGAAGTGCATGGCGAAATGTCTCGCGCCCGGCGGGATCTATCTGCTCGGCCTGCACCTGACGCCAGCCGGCAAGCAGGTCTGCACCAAGGAAACCTGGTCAGCGAAGCGCGGTCGCGTCAGTGCGCGCTCGACGATGTGGTCGGCGGGCGTGGATCGCCGACGCCGTCAGGAACGCGTCGGCATGAAGGTCCGCGTGACCGCTGGCGAGCGCTGCCTCGCGTTCGAGGACGAAATGATCTTCCGCACCTACACCGCGGCGCAGATGCGCTCGTTGCTCGATTCCGAAAAGCGGCTGGAACTCATCGCCACGCATGACTTTGCGTACAACCTCAACGAACCGCTGGAAATCGACGGCCGAACCGAGGATGTGATTTTTGTCTTACGCAAACGGGGGTAG
- a CDS encoding bestrophin family ion channel gives MMIQLRMLVPPRFPAARKLLGIAALFGAYTAVVAWVEHFYHPGPLSQYDWGLSVINGLILGSLVTFRTNEAKRRFWEARTLWGQLINESRNMLVKMHALQSLVTEDRRRWSKIIVGFAHALRLHLRDGRRLRDVPGFEDDPREPEHIPLYFATLAQDELARWRREGKLDDMEVWMFDRHARELLNVCGGCERIRNTPIPLTYRALVHRGITLIMFVMPVLIAQDIGYWAIPIMAVTAYFVFGVEMAAVDIEEPFGNDPDDLPLDSFCQTIERSAAQTLGERDFEKLTI, from the coding sequence ATGATGATTCAGTTGCGAATGCTGGTCCCGCCCCGCTTTCCCGCGGCGCGCAAGTTACTCGGCATCGCCGCGCTCTTCGGCGCGTACACTGCGGTCGTGGCCTGGGTGGAGCACTTCTATCATCCCGGCCCGCTCTCGCAATACGACTGGGGGCTGTCGGTCATCAACGGGTTGATCCTTGGCAGTCTCGTAACCTTTCGCACGAACGAGGCCAAGCGTCGCTTCTGGGAGGCCCGCACTTTGTGGGGGCAGCTGATTAACGAATCCCGCAATATGCTCGTGAAGATGCACGCCTTGCAGAGCCTCGTCACGGAAGATCGGCGGCGGTGGAGCAAAATCATCGTCGGCTTCGCCCACGCGCTGCGCTTGCACTTGCGCGACGGGCGGCGCCTGCGGGACGTGCCAGGCTTTGAGGACGATCCGCGCGAACCGGAACACATCCCGCTCTATTTCGCCACGCTTGCGCAGGATGAATTGGCCCGCTGGCGGCGCGAGGGGAAACTTGACGACATGGAGGTCTGGATGTTCGACCGCCATGCGCGGGAACTCTTGAACGTCTGCGGCGGGTGCGAACGGATTCGCAATACGCCGATTCCGCTCACCTACCGTGCGCTGGTGCATCGCGGCATCACGCTGATCATGTTCGTGATGCCGGTGCTCATCGCGCAAGACATCGGCTACTGGGCGATTCCGATCATGGCCGTCACCGCGTATTTCGTCTTCGGCGTGGAAATGGCCGCCGTCGATATCGAAGAACCCTTTGGCAACGACCCGGATGACCTGCCGCTCGATAGCTTCTGCCAGACCATCGAGCGTTCGGCGGCGCAGACCCTGGGAGAAAGAGACTTCGAGAAGTTGACCATCTGA
- a CDS encoding DUF1501 domain-containing protein, with translation MRCDYSCGSAEHLMARRRFLGTMAAGAVVGGLGAFVGPAAAAQLASQQKRVLVVNMHGGLSQMESWDPKPGTDTGGPFRAIPTSVPGLHISELLPKTAQQMHRLALIRGVNTAEDDHGKGAYLMLTGRRAMAGLEHPHLGAVVAKCNMPDDSPLPGHIRITPGGGGGRGNDSAYLGAKYASIALGNGNPPANTARDASLTIEADQARNNLRRQINDRFAKRRRTAETDAYTYSYEQALQLMEQRDVFDVSKESPADQDRYGKNDFGRHCLLARRLLENGITCVQVSHSNYDTHNENFDFHLEQVGEFDTPFATLIQDLAERGMLESTLVVVLSEFGRTPHINLYYGRDHWSKAWSVLVGGCGIQPGAVIGKTNDNGTEVIDRQVDHGALFHTYLRAVGVDPMGNFDLSGREVPIADPAAHAIDELLA, from the coding sequence ATGCGCTGCGATTACTCCTGCGGGTCCGCGGAACATTTGATGGCGCGGCGGCGGTTCTTGGGAACCATGGCGGCCGGCGCGGTCGTTGGAGGCCTGGGGGCCTTTGTTGGGCCAGCGGCCGCGGCGCAGTTGGCGAGTCAGCAGAAGCGCGTGCTGGTCGTCAACATGCACGGCGGACTGAGCCAAATGGAGAGCTGGGATCCCAAGCCAGGCACCGATACTGGCGGCCCCTTCCGTGCGATTCCCACTTCAGTGCCGGGCTTGCACATTAGCGAGTTGCTACCGAAAACCGCGCAGCAGATGCATCGCCTCGCGCTCATCCGCGGCGTGAACACGGCCGAGGACGATCACGGCAAAGGGGCGTACCTGATGCTCACCGGCCGCCGCGCGATGGCCGGGTTGGAACATCCGCACCTCGGCGCGGTCGTCGCCAAGTGCAACATGCCCGATGACAGCCCGTTGCCGGGACACATCCGCATCACGCCGGGCGGTGGCGGCGGTCGCGGGAATGACTCCGCCTATTTGGGCGCGAAGTACGCCAGCATCGCGCTCGGGAACGGCAATCCGCCGGCCAACACGGCACGCGACGCTTCGCTCACGATTGAAGCCGATCAGGCGCGGAATAACCTCCGGCGGCAGATCAACGATCGCTTCGCCAAGCGCCGCCGCACGGCCGAGACCGACGCCTACACGTACAGCTACGAGCAAGCGCTCCAATTGATGGAACAGCGCGACGTGTTCGACGTCTCGAAGGAATCGCCGGCGGACCAGGATCGCTACGGCAAGAATGATTTCGGCCGGCATTGCCTGCTCGCCCGGCGGCTGCTGGAAAACGGCATCACCTGCGTACAGGTTTCGCACTCCAACTACGACACGCACAACGAGAACTTCGATTTCCACCTCGAACAAGTCGGCGAATTCGATACGCCGTTCGCGACGTTGATCCAGGACCTTGCCGAACGCGGCATGTTGGAATCGACGCTGGTCGTCGTCTTGAGCGAGTTCGGCCGCACGCCGCACATCAATCTCTACTACGGTCGCGATCACTGGTCGAAGGCTTGGAGCGTGCTCGTCGGCGGCTGCGGCATTCAGCCCGGCGCGGTGATCGGCAAGACCAACGATAACGGCACCGAAGTGATCGACCGGCAGGTGGACCACGGAGCGCTGTTCCACACGTACCTCCGCGCGGTCGGCGTCGATCCCATGGGCAACTTCGACCTCTCGGGGAGAGAAGTCCCGATTGCCGATCCCGCCGCACACGCGATCGACGAGCTGTTGGCCTAG
- a CDS encoding methyltransferase domain-containing protein yields the protein MASDLRLFLQEFRQTYRTTGAIAPSGKALSRALARFVRPPADATTPRRILEVGPGTGAVTCALIESLDPRDSLDLVELNDRFAERIRERMADDPVFQPAKARMRLFHQSVDALPDEPRYDVIVSGLPLNNFAVADVRHLLDVMLGRLAVGGVMSFFEYVCIRGMKAIVSGRAERERLRGIAATMQKLLDEREIHRDLVWTNLPPAWVHHVRRKA from the coding sequence ATGGCCAGCGACCTACGACTGTTTTTGCAAGAATTCCGCCAGACGTATCGCACCACCGGCGCGATTGCACCGAGCGGCAAAGCGCTCTCGCGAGCCCTGGCGCGCTTCGTCCGGCCGCCGGCGGACGCGACGACGCCACGGCGCATTCTGGAAGTCGGACCGGGTACCGGCGCCGTGACCTGCGCGCTCATTGAATCGCTCGATCCGCGCGACAGCCTCGATTTGGTGGAACTGAACGATCGCTTCGCTGAGCGCATTCGAGAACGCATGGCAGATGATCCCGTGTTCCAGCCGGCCAAGGCGCGGATGCGGTTGTTTCATCAGAGCGTGGACGCATTGCCTGACGAGCCGCGTTACGACGTGATCGTCTCCGGCCTGCCGCTCAACAACTTCGCCGTGGCGGACGTGCGCCATTTGCTCGACGTCATGCTAGGCCGGCTGGCTGTCGGCGGCGTGATGTCGTTCTTCGAATACGTCTGCATTCGCGGCATGAAGGCCATCGTCAGCGGCCGCGCGGAGCGCGAGCGATTGCGCGGTATCGCCGCGACGATGCAGAAGCTGCTCGACGAACGCGAAATCCACCGCGACCTGGTCTGGACGAATCTCCCGCCCGCCTGGGTCCATCACGTGAGGCGCAAGGCTTGA
- a CDS encoding DUF1549 domain-containing protein produces the protein MCRSHPITFIGICLAALLALPATSVLVVRADDVPPLHARIDAAIESGLIGSPAAEADDATICRRLYLDLVGRTPSVTEAQAYLADALPDKRSRLIDALLATPEFARHFSVWLDVTLMERRADKNVPTAEWRKYLFDSVVANKPYDQLVREILSADGADPATRPAAKFYLDRDGEPFALTRDVGRMFFGMDLQCAQCHDHPLVNDYHQEDYHGLLAFLNRTALFTDAENKISLAEKAEGDTAYQSVFDPNQKGTIGPTLPGGLPLPEPTFAKGDEYLVAPADKVRSVPKHSRRAMLANSATDGKNRAFNRNIANRLWGFVFGRALVEPVDFIHTANPAAQPEVLELLADEIAARRYDLRAMLRELALTRAYARSLELPAETPAFAVSAAPLVNDCQTACKQCEDSVTTAAKAAEAAREQFAAAKKTEEQAATEVTQAQTALAAAEQAQRDAQATMTTTQADLSAKQLLAQALSEAAAKAAEAAAQLPEDQELAAAVATVKNRGDSIAANLSGLTQSMTQCQSDVSAKEAAAGAQREAVAQLTAKVETLRTQAAPLVAGWESAIAVLHREQQAAAVAEQRLSWLKAMTAYRAAVDEFEARRAARGEVLQKLTATVEAANAPLASVEPASADVDGARVLLASLQEQLSAQEQTAEQLKAAVAAVEASQGAIAAAEGALDEAHAKLQTRWSERCLASGLTQLTPEQMAWSTWQALGVLDQQRAAACAEWDAAHPAEGAAESPEQRASARTLFVERKVYDNLQGNVGVFVNLFGGAPGQPQQVFQATADQALYFANGGELRSWLAPGGGNLTERLVAQTDVANFASELYFAIYTRQPTSEEVEGLAVYLTGREQDRAAAVQEIVWALITSSEFRFGS, from the coding sequence ATGTGTCGTTCGCACCCCATTACCTTCATTGGCATCTGTTTGGCTGCGCTCCTGGCGCTGCCGGCAACTTCGGTTCTCGTAGTACGCGCCGACGATGTCCCGCCGCTGCATGCACGCATCGACGCGGCGATCGAGTCCGGCTTGATTGGCAGTCCCGCCGCCGAGGCCGACGACGCCACGATTTGCCGGCGACTCTATCTCGATTTGGTCGGTCGCACGCCCTCGGTGACCGAGGCCCAAGCGTATTTGGCGGACGCTTTGCCTGATAAACGCAGCCGGCTGATTGACGCTTTGCTCGCCACGCCGGAATTCGCCCGGCATTTTTCGGTCTGGCTCGACGTGACCTTGATGGAACGCCGCGCCGATAAGAACGTGCCGACGGCCGAGTGGCGGAAGTATCTGTTCGACTCAGTCGTGGCGAACAAGCCGTACGATCAATTGGTGCGCGAGATTCTGTCTGCCGACGGCGCTGATCCTGCCACGCGCCCAGCGGCAAAGTTTTATCTCGATCGCGACGGCGAACCCTTTGCATTGACACGCGATGTGGGGCGGATGTTCTTCGGCATGGACCTGCAATGCGCCCAGTGCCACGATCATCCGCTGGTAAACGACTATCACCAGGAAGATTACCACGGGCTGTTGGCGTTCCTGAATCGCACTGCACTCTTCACCGACGCGGAGAACAAGATCTCACTCGCGGAAAAGGCCGAGGGGGATACGGCGTATCAATCAGTCTTCGATCCGAACCAGAAAGGCACCATCGGCCCGACGCTGCCCGGCGGATTGCCACTGCCGGAGCCGACGTTCGCCAAAGGCGATGAGTATCTGGTCGCGCCGGCCGACAAAGTGCGTTCGGTTCCCAAACACAGCCGCCGTGCGATGTTGGCCAACTCGGCCACCGACGGCAAGAACCGGGCGTTCAATCGTAACATCGCCAATCGTCTGTGGGGCTTCGTGTTCGGCCGCGCGTTGGTGGAACCGGTGGATTTCATCCACACGGCAAATCCCGCCGCGCAGCCTGAAGTACTGGAATTGCTGGCCGACGAGATCGCCGCGCGGCGTTATGATCTGCGCGCGATGCTCCGCGAACTTGCGTTGACCCGCGCTTATGCAAGATCGTTGGAATTGCCGGCCGAGACGCCAGCGTTCGCGGTGAGCGCCGCTCCGCTGGTAAACGATTGCCAAACCGCCTGCAAACAATGTGAGGACTCCGTCACAACGGCTGCCAAGGCCGCAGAAGCTGCACGGGAGCAATTCGCCGCCGCCAAGAAAACGGAAGAGCAAGCTGCGACGGAAGTAACTCAGGCGCAAACGGCGCTGGCTGCGGCGGAGCAAGCACAGCGCGATGCCCAGGCGACGATGACCACCACGCAGGCGGACTTGTCGGCAAAGCAGTTGTTGGCACAAGCGCTGTCCGAAGCCGCGGCCAAGGCGGCCGAAGCGGCCGCGCAATTACCTGAGGATCAAGAACTGGCCGCGGCGGTCGCCACGGTGAAGAACCGCGGCGACTCGATCGCCGCCAATCTCAGCGGTCTCACGCAGTCGATGACCCAATGCCAGAGCGACGTATCGGCGAAGGAAGCGGCCGCCGGCGCGCAGCGCGAGGCAGTCGCGCAACTTACGGCCAAAGTCGAAACGCTGCGGACGCAAGCCGCTCCATTGGTCGCCGGTTGGGAATCCGCAATCGCCGTGCTCCATCGCGAACAACAAGCGGCCGCCGTCGCGGAGCAGCGACTCTCGTGGCTCAAGGCGATGACCGCCTATCGCGCCGCTGTCGACGAATTTGAAGCACGCCGAGCTGCCCGCGGCGAGGTATTGCAGAAACTGACCGCTACCGTCGAAGCCGCCAACGCGCCGCTTGCCTCCGTCGAACCGGCGAGCGCGGACGTCGACGGCGCTCGCGTCCTGCTGGCCTCCCTGCAGGAGCAATTGAGCGCTCAAGAACAAACCGCCGAGCAATTAAAGGCCGCCGTCGCGGCAGTGGAAGCTTCGCAGGGTGCGATTGCCGCGGCCGAAGGTGCGCTCGATGAAGCGCATGCGAAGCTGCAAACCCGTTGGTCGGAACGCTGCCTGGCGAGCGGTCTCACGCAGCTCACGCCGGAGCAGATGGCCTGGAGTACCTGGCAAGCCTTGGGCGTGTTGGATCAACAGCGCGCAGCCGCCTGCGCGGAATGGGACGCAGCACATCCAGCCGAAGGCGCCGCCGAATCGCCCGAGCAACGCGCCTCGGCGCGGACCCTGTTCGTCGAACGGAAGGTCTACGACAACTTGCAAGGCAACGTCGGCGTGTTCGTGAATCTCTTCGGCGGCGCGCCCGGCCAGCCGCAACAAGTCTTCCAGGCCACGGCCGATCAAGCCCTGTACTTCGCCAACGGTGGCGAATTGCGCTCCTGGCTCGCGCCGGGCGGCGGCAATCTCACGGAACGACTCGTCGCGCAAACTGACGTCGCGAATTTCGCCTCGGAGCTGTACTTCGCCATCTACACGCGTCAACCGACCAGCGAAGAAGTCGAAGGTCTTGCCGTGTACCTAACTGGGCGCGAACAAGACCGCGCCGCCGCCGTGCAAGAAATTGTCTGGGCGCTGATCACGTCATCGGAGTTCCGCTTTGGATCGTAG
- a CDS encoding WD40 repeat domain-containing protein, which produces MQSIVADPTLAHVATEWEHTSPFVSCRFDPLGRYVFAGAEDMTVQRFALADGAKVAFSGHESWVRALAFTDAGETLITGGYEGRLIWWPAAAAEPKPIRTVEAHVGWLRALVASPDGKVLASCGNDAKVRLWNAADGTLVQEFAGHERPVWTVEFHSSGQYLLSGDLMGVVQQWEIASGKLMRTFDAKDLHSFNGGQQVDFGGVRTIDFSPDNKYVACGGLHKAENPLGAVHDPIGLVFDWETGAAAHRYEPADIKGSAWRIQYHRDGYAIMTSGGSTGGQLLFFKNAEAKEFHRFALPALARDGDLHSDGIQIATAHSDKKVRITKLTAKAI; this is translated from the coding sequence ATGCAATCGATTGTGGCTGATCCGACGCTAGCGCACGTTGCGACAGAATGGGAACATACGAGTCCCTTCGTGTCGTGTCGGTTCGATCCGCTCGGGCGATACGTGTTCGCCGGCGCGGAGGATATGACGGTACAACGATTTGCTCTGGCGGACGGCGCGAAGGTCGCCTTTTCCGGTCACGAGAGTTGGGTCCGAGCTTTGGCCTTTACGGACGCCGGCGAAACACTCATCACCGGCGGGTACGAAGGACGCCTGATCTGGTGGCCTGCCGCCGCTGCGGAGCCGAAGCCCATCCGCACCGTCGAAGCGCATGTTGGCTGGTTGCGAGCATTGGTGGCAAGCCCCGACGGCAAGGTACTCGCATCGTGCGGCAACGACGCCAAGGTACGGCTCTGGAATGCCGCGGATGGTACGCTCGTGCAAGAATTCGCTGGGCATGAGCGCCCCGTGTGGACCGTGGAGTTTCATTCCAGCGGGCAATACTTGCTTTCTGGCGATTTGATGGGCGTCGTGCAGCAATGGGAGATCGCGTCCGGAAAGTTGATGCGCACTTTCGATGCGAAGGACCTGCACAGTTTCAACGGCGGGCAGCAGGTCGATTTCGGCGGCGTGCGGACGATCGACTTCAGTCCGGACAACAAGTACGTGGCGTGCGGCGGATTGCACAAAGCAGAGAATCCATTGGGCGCAGTGCACGATCCGATCGGCCTCGTCTTCGATTGGGAAACCGGCGCCGCGGCGCACCGCTACGAACCGGCCGATATCAAAGGTTCCGCCTGGCGCATTCAATACCACCGCGACGGCTACGCCATCATGACCTCGGGCGGCAGCACCGGCGGCCAGTTGCTGTTCTTCAAGAACGCGGAAGCCAAAGAATTCCATCGCTTCGCGCTCCCGGCCCTGGCCCGCGACGGCGACTTGCACTCAGACGGCATTCAAATCGCGACCGCGCACTCGGACAAGAAAGTGCGAATCACAAAGTTGACGGCCAAGGCAATCTAA